A part of Pararhizobium sp. A13 genomic DNA contains:
- a CDS encoding OmpP1/FadL family transporter, with product MAHNKIKAAMTAAVVVLLSTTAANAGGLERGGYNIDLLFDPSTYAAEAAATYVNPQRELENVVDINPANGIGSDGLGGGSTSVRDTEGYWVPRVGVKAGLGDSIDCMADYSQPWGAHTNPGANWMGANDNIETKVESDNYAATCSYKWDMGQGQFRIIGGAFYQEVSGFKERLVAPDFAVPGNGIGRLELEGSGWGWRTGVAYEIPEYAMRASLVYNSAVDLDNLDGFIDLTQLGLTKYDVSGSASMPDSLELKVQSGIAPDWLAFGSVKWTDWSQLQVLNFCPATVTPATPCTSLDLLYRDGWTISGGIGHKFNDQWSGAVSLTWDRGTSHGYGTQTDTWTLGTGVSYAPTENVELKLAGAVGLLTSGSSGPQTYNGEVIGDEVTYDFGNDFVSAISTSLKIKF from the coding sequence ATGGCTCACAACAAAATCAAGGCGGCGATGACGGCGGCGGTTGTCGTCTTGCTTAGCACAACGGCGGCCAACGCAGGCGGTCTCGAGCGGGGCGGCTACAATATCGACCTGCTGTTTGATCCGTCGACCTATGCCGCCGAGGCAGCGGCAACCTATGTCAATCCGCAGCGTGAACTCGAAAATGTCGTCGATATCAACCCGGCCAACGGCATTGGTTCGGATGGTCTTGGCGGGGGCTCGACATCGGTGCGGGATACTGAAGGCTATTGGGTTCCGCGCGTCGGCGTGAAGGCCGGGCTCGGCGACAGCATCGACTGCATGGCCGATTACTCCCAGCCTTGGGGCGCGCACACCAATCCGGGCGCGAACTGGATGGGTGCCAACGATAATATCGAAACGAAGGTCGAGAGCGACAACTACGCCGCGACCTGCTCCTACAAGTGGGATATGGGCCAGGGACAATTCCGCATCATCGGCGGCGCCTTCTACCAGGAAGTCAGCGGCTTCAAGGAACGACTGGTGGCTCCCGATTTCGCGGTCCCGGGCAACGGCATTGGCCGGCTTGAACTCGAAGGCAGCGGTTGGGGCTGGCGCACCGGCGTGGCTTATGAAATCCCCGAATACGCCATGCGGGCAAGTCTCGTTTACAACAGCGCGGTTGATCTCGACAATCTCGACGGTTTCATCGATCTGACGCAGCTTGGCTTGACGAAGTACGACGTTTCCGGTTCTGCCAGCATGCCGGATTCGCTGGAATTGAAAGTGCAGTCGGGGATTGCTCCCGACTGGCTGGCATTCGGTTCGGTCAAGTGGACGGATTGGAGCCAGTTGCAGGTGCTGAATTTCTGCCCAGCTACCGTCACGCCAGCAACGCCCTGCACCAGCCTCGATCTCCTTTACCGCGACGGTTGGACGATCAGCGGCGGCATTGGACATAAATTCAACGATCAATGGAGTGGTGCGGTCAGCTTGACATGGGACCGCGGTACCAGCCACGGTTACGGGACGCAGACTGACACATGGACGCTCGGCACTGGCGTATCCTACGCGCCGACCGAAAATGTCGAGCTGAAGCTCGCCGGCGCAGTCGGTCTGCTGACGAGCGGCAGCTCCGGCCCGCAGACATACAATGGCGAGGTTATCGGTGACGAAGTTACCTACGACTTCGGCAACGACTTCGTCAGTGCCATTTCCACATCGCTGAAGATCAAGTTCTGA
- a CDS encoding deoxyguanosinetriphosphate triphosphohydrolase, protein MTLDRHALGFGSGERAIFASDPWASRGRLYPETGSPTRSDFQRDRDRIVHTTAFRRLKHKTQVFIAADGDHYRTRLTHTIEVAQIARALARALKLDEDLAEGVALVHDFGHTPFGHTGEDALHEMLKPYGGFDHNAQSLRIVTKLERRYAEFDGLNLTWESLEGLVKHNGPLIGQDGEGTHGPVPQPILDYCALHDLELSSFASLEAQVAAIADDIAYNTHDIDDGLRSGYLTFEMLEEIPFLAGLMREVGGRYPGLEASRFTHEIMRRQITAMVEDVITVAQQGLKDVRPQSVADIRNAGRVIATFSDAMSETDQQIKKMLMTRIYRHPEVMRVRANAAEIVTDLYHAFMADPQEMQKHYWIDQIAGMAEPAKARHVGDYIAGMTDTYAIAVHRRLFDHTPELR, encoded by the coding sequence ATGACATTGGACAGACATGCGCTTGGTTTCGGCTCCGGTGAACGCGCCATTTTCGCCTCCGATCCGTGGGCGAGCAGGGGGCGGTTGTACCCCGAGACCGGCAGCCCCACACGTTCCGATTTTCAGCGTGACCGTGACCGTATCGTCCACACGACGGCCTTTCGCCGGCTGAAGCACAAGACCCAGGTCTTCATCGCTGCCGATGGTGACCATTATCGTACGCGGCTCACCCACACGATCGAGGTGGCGCAGATCGCCCGTGCCCTGGCGCGTGCGCTGAAACTCGACGAAGACCTCGCGGAAGGTGTCGCGCTGGTCCACGATTTCGGCCACACGCCCTTCGGCCATACCGGCGAGGACGCGCTGCACGAGATGTTGAAGCCCTATGGCGGCTTCGATCACAATGCGCAGTCCCTGCGGATCGTCACCAAGCTTGAACGCCGCTATGCAGAGTTCGACGGGCTCAACCTGACCTGGGAGAGCCTGGAAGGGCTCGTCAAGCACAACGGGCCGCTGATCGGGCAGGACGGCGAGGGCACCCATGGCCCGGTCCCCCAGCCGATCCTCGACTATTGCGCCCTGCACGATCTGGAACTGTCGAGCTTTGCCAGCCTTGAGGCTCAGGTAGCGGCGATCGCCGACGATATCGCCTACAACACCCACGACATCGACGACGGTTTGCGATCCGGCTATCTGACCTTCGAGATGCTCGAGGAAATTCCTTTCCTTGCTGGCCTGATGCGCGAGGTCGGCGGTCGCTATCCCGGGCTGGAGGCCAGCCGCTTCACCCACGAGATCATGCGCCGGCAGATCACCGCCATGGTGGAGGATGTGATCACCGTTGCGCAGCAAGGTCTCAAGGATGTGCGGCCGCAAAGTGTTGCGGATATCCGCAATGCTGGCAGGGTGATCGCCACCTTTTCTGATGCAATGTCCGAGACGGACCAGCAGATCAAGAAGATGCTGATGACGAGGATATATCGTCATCCCGAAGTCATGCGCGTGCGCGCCAATGCCGCTGAGATCGTCACCGATCTCTATCATGCCTTCATGGCCGATCCGCAAGAGATGCAGAAGCACTACTGGATCGACCAGATCGCCGGCATGGCCGAGCCGGCCAAGGCCCGGCACGTCGGCGATTATATCGCCGGCATGACCGATACCTATGCGATTGCCGTACACAGGCGCTTGTTTGACCATACCCCAGAATTGCGGTAG
- a CDS encoding iron-sulfur cluster assembly accessory protein produces the protein MTAETVTLSDSAAKRIGVILKSDAEMKAMRVSVEGGGCSGFSYKFDLVSDADADDLVLEKGDAKVLIDSLSLVYMNGSEIDFVDNLLGQSFQIKNPNAVASCGCGTSFSV, from the coding sequence ATGACAGCAGAAACTGTGACCCTTTCGGACTCGGCGGCAAAACGCATCGGCGTCATCCTGAAATCCGATGCCGAAATGAAAGCCATGCGCGTGTCCGTCGAGGGTGGCGGCTGCTCGGGCTTTTCCTACAAGTTCGACTTGGTCAGCGACGCCGATGCCGACGACCTCGTACTTGAGAAGGGCGACGCGAAGGTGCTGATCGACAGCCTGTCGCTCGTCTATATGAACGGCTCCGAAATCGACTTCGTCGATAATCTGCTCGGCCAGTCCTTTCAGATCAAGAACCCGAATGCCGTCGCAAGCTGCGGATGCGGCACCAGTTTCTCGGTTTGA
- a CDS encoding phospholipase D-like domain-containing protein translates to MIDILITYWPHVLAVLSVVLGVPAAIHATMTKEEVRSALGWVGIILLSPILGALVYAIAGINRIRRSSIEQQRSQFRERGPDAMGEFDVSSAAVSDRFGQRFAAMKMLGDRVSRHRLCTGNSITILEGGDTAYAAMLLEIGNARRAVLLETYIFDRDDIGLRFADALITAAKRGVEVRVLIDAVGARYSVPSIVGHLEAGGVTVRVFNGNIIMGLRLPYANLRTHRKILIVDGAVAFTGGMNIRAGFTSEFAGDRQARDTHFRVSGPVVADLFQVAAEDWYFASKESLEGEEWSMGLSAQDQRKPSVLMRAVPSGPDRANESNHKMMMGAFSVARRNIRIMSPYFLPDRELISALVTAAMRGVEVDIIVPAVNNLVLVDRAMTAQFDQALKGGCRIWRSTGVFNHSKLMTVDDRWVYVGSSNLDPRSLRLNFEIDLEVLDAGFAGAVGQRIQTALKQAQSVTLADLSAKPFLTRLINKIFWLGSPYL, encoded by the coding sequence ATGATCGATATACTCATCACCTATTGGCCGCACGTTCTGGCAGTGCTGTCCGTCGTTCTTGGCGTACCGGCGGCCATTCATGCAACAATGACCAAGGAGGAGGTGCGTTCCGCGCTCGGCTGGGTCGGCATCATCCTGCTGTCTCCCATACTCGGCGCCCTGGTCTATGCGATCGCCGGCATCAACCGGATTCGCCGTTCATCGATAGAGCAGCAGAGGTCGCAGTTCCGCGAGCGCGGGCCGGATGCGATGGGTGAGTTCGACGTTTCCAGCGCGGCAGTCTCCGACCGGTTCGGCCAGCGATTCGCCGCGATGAAGATGCTGGGAGACCGGGTCAGCCGGCATCGCCTCTGCACCGGAAACAGCATCACGATCCTTGAGGGCGGGGATACGGCCTATGCCGCGATGCTGCTTGAGATCGGAAATGCCCGCCGCGCCGTTCTGCTCGAGACTTATATTTTTGATCGTGATGACATCGGTTTGCGTTTCGCCGATGCCCTGATCACCGCCGCCAAACGTGGCGTTGAGGTGAGGGTTCTGATCGACGCGGTCGGCGCGCGGTATTCGGTGCCGAGCATTGTCGGGCATCTTGAGGCCGGCGGCGTGACGGTCAGGGTCTTCAACGGTAACATCATCATGGGGCTGCGGCTGCCTTACGCCAACCTGCGCACCCACCGGAAAATCCTGATCGTGGACGGCGCGGTTGCCTTTACCGGCGGCATGAATATCAGGGCCGGGTTCACGTCGGAATTCGCCGGTGACAGGCAGGCGCGCGACACGCATTTCCGCGTTTCCGGCCCCGTCGTTGCCGATCTCTTTCAGGTGGCCGCGGAGGACTGGTATTTCGCCAGCAAGGAATCGCTAGAGGGCGAGGAATGGAGCATGGGGCTGTCGGCGCAGGATCAGCGCAAGCCTTCGGTACTGATGCGCGCCGTGCCCTCCGGACCGGATAGGGCAAATGAATCCAACCACAAGATGATGATGGGCGCGTTTTCCGTTGCCAGGCGCAATATCCGCATCATGTCGCCCTATTTCCTGCCGGATAGGGAATTGATCAGCGCCCTTGTCACGGCGGCGATGCGGGGCGTCGAGGTGGATATCATCGTGCCGGCGGTCAACAATCTGGTGCTTGTTGACCGAGCGATGACGGCGCAATTCGACCAGGCGCTGAAGGGCGGATGCCGCATCTGGCGGTCCACTGGCGTCTTCAACCATTCCAAGCTGATGACGGTCGATGACCGCTGGGTCTATGTCGGCTCGTCGAATCTCGATCCGCGTTCGCTGCGCTTGAATTTCGAGATCGACCTCGAGGTACTCGATGCGGGTTTTGCCGGCGCGGTCGGCCAGCGCATACAGACGGCTCTGAAGCAGGCTCAGTCGGTCACACTGGCTGACCTGAGCGCAAAGCCGTTTTTGACCCGCCTGATCAACAAGATCTTCTGGCTCGGTTCACCCTATCTGTGA
- a CDS encoding valine--tRNA ligase → MLEKTYDSAAVEPRIAQLWDEEDAFRAGAGAKPGAETFCIVIPPPNVTGSLHMGHALNNTLQDIMVRFERMRGKDVLWQPGMDHAGIATQMVVERQLMERQQHRREMGRDAFIDKVWEWKAESGGLIFNQLKRLGASCDWSRERFTMDEGLSKAVLEVFVSLYKDGLIYKDKRLVNWDPKLLTAISDLEVEQVEVTGSLWHLRYPLEEGVTYQHPIAFDEDGRPTEWEARDYLIVATTRPETMLGDTGVAVHPSDERYKSIVGRHVVLPLIGRRIPIVADEYPDPTAGTGAVKMTPAHDFNDFDVGKRHHLRQVNVLTIDGHLTLAGNEDFLHELPSGHDLEALISKLEGVERFAARKMIVSMFEEQGLLDKIEPHKHTIPHGDRGGVPIEPRLTEQWYVDAKTLAKPAIASVREGRTNFVPKNWEKTYFEWMENIQPWCVSRQLWWGHQIPAWYGPDGQVFVEKTEEEALHAAIQHYLSHEGPMKAYVEDLLENFRPGEILTRDEDVLDTWFSSALWPFSTLGWPDRTPELDKYYQTDVLVTGFDIIFFWVARMMMMGLHFMKDTDGTPVEPFHTVYVHALVRDKNGQKMSKSKGNVIDPLELIDEYGADSLRFTLAIMAAQGRDVKLDPARIAGYRNFGTKLWNATRFAGMNGVANDPKFVPETCSLTINRWILTELSRTIRDVTEAIESYRFNEAAGSLYRFVWNQFCDWYLELLKPVFGGEDEAGKAESQACVAYVLDETYKLLHPFMPFMTEELWAQTAGEGKTRDGLLCHAEWPAAPYGDDAAAGEINWLIDLVSGIRSVRSEMNVPPAAIAPLVVVEASILTKERLKSHAAAIRRLARVDAIDLAAAAPKGSAQIVIGEATVCLPLGSLIDLVAEKSRLEKAIGKVDQERERILGKLSNEKFVANARPDVVDAERERLAELDGQKTSLGVALARVSDAG, encoded by the coding sequence ATGCTTGAAAAAACCTATGATTCCGCCGCTGTCGAACCTCGCATCGCCCAGCTATGGGATGAGGAGGATGCGTTCCGCGCCGGCGCGGGTGCAAAACCGGGCGCCGAGACTTTCTGCATCGTCATTCCGCCGCCGAACGTTACCGGCTCGCTGCACATGGGCCATGCGCTGAACAACACGCTGCAGGACATCATGGTGCGCTTCGAGCGTATGCGCGGCAAGGATGTGCTCTGGCAGCCGGGCATGGATCATGCCGGCATCGCCACCCAGATGGTCGTCGAACGTCAGCTGATGGAGCGGCAACAGCACCGCCGCGAAATGGGCCGAGACGCGTTCATCGACAAGGTGTGGGAATGGAAGGCTGAATCCGGCGGTCTGATCTTCAATCAGCTGAAGCGGCTTGGCGCCTCCTGTGATTGGTCTCGTGAACGCTTCACAATGGACGAGGGCCTGTCGAAGGCTGTTCTCGAAGTCTTCGTTTCTCTCTACAAGGACGGCCTGATCTATAAGGACAAGCGGCTGGTCAACTGGGACCCGAAGCTCCTGACGGCGATTTCCGATCTTGAGGTGGAGCAGGTCGAAGTCACCGGCAGCCTTTGGCATCTGCGTTATCCGCTGGAAGAAGGCGTCACCTACCAGCATCCGATCGCCTTTGACGAGGACGGCAGACCGACCGAATGGGAAGCGCGCGACTATCTGATTGTCGCGACGACACGGCCGGAAACCATGCTCGGCGATACCGGCGTTGCAGTCCATCCGAGCGACGAGCGCTACAAGTCGATCGTCGGCAGGCATGTCGTACTGCCGCTCATCGGTCGGCGGATTCCGATCGTTGCCGATGAATATCCGGACCCGACGGCGGGCACCGGTGCGGTCAAAATGACGCCGGCGCACGATTTCAACGATTTCGACGTCGGCAAGCGCCATCACCTCCGCCAGGTCAACGTCCTGACCATCGATGGTCATTTGACGCTGGCCGGCAACGAGGATTTCCTCCACGAATTGCCATCGGGCCATGATCTCGAAGCCTTGATTTCCAAGCTCGAGGGAGTAGAGCGTTTTGCCGCCCGCAAGATGATCGTTTCGATGTTTGAAGAGCAGGGCCTGCTCGACAAGATCGAACCGCACAAGCACACGATCCCGCATGGCGACCGCGGCGGTGTGCCGATCGAGCCGCGGCTGACCGAGCAGTGGTACGTCGATGCCAAGACGCTCGCCAAGCCCGCGATCGCGTCTGTGCGTGAAGGCCGCACGAATTTCGTCCCGAAGAACTGGGAAAAGACCTATTTCGAATGGATGGAAAACATCCAGCCCTGGTGCGTTTCGCGCCAGCTCTGGTGGGGCCACCAGATTCCGGCCTGGTACGGACCGGACGGTCAGGTTTTCGTCGAAAAGACCGAAGAGGAAGCGCTGCACGCCGCGATCCAGCACTACCTGTCGCATGAGGGGCCGATGAAGGCCTATGTCGAGGATCTGCTCGAAAACTTCCGTCCGGGCGAAATTCTCACCCGGGATGAGGATGTGCTCGACACCTGGTTCTCCTCGGCGCTCTGGCCTTTCTCGACACTCGGCTGGCCCGACAGGACGCCGGAACTCGATAAGTATTATCAGACCGATGTTCTGGTGACCGGCTTTGACATCATTTTCTTCTGGGTCGCCCGCATGATGATGATGGGTCTGCATTTCATGAAGGACACGGACGGTACCCCCGTCGAGCCTTTCCATACGGTCTATGTGCATGCGCTGGTCCGCGACAAGAACGGCCAGAAGATGTCGAAGTCCAAGGGCAACGTCATCGACCCGTTGGAACTCATTGACGAATACGGCGCCGACTCGCTGCGCTTCACGCTGGCGATCATGGCGGCTCAGGGGCGCGACGTGAAGCTCGACCCCGCCCGCATCGCCGGCTACCGCAATTTCGGCACCAAGCTCTGGAACGCGACGCGTTTTGCCGGCATGAACGGCGTCGCCAATGATCCGAAGTTCGTGCCGGAAACCTGCTCTCTGACGATCAACCGCTGGATCCTGACCGAACTGTCACGCACCATCCGCGATGTCACCGAAGCAATCGAAAGCTACCGCTTCAACGAGGCGGCAGGCAGCCTCTACCGCTTCGTCTGGAATCAGTTCTGCGACTGGTATCTCGAGCTGCTGAAGCCGGTGTTCGGCGGCGAAGATGAGGCTGGAAAGGCGGAATCGCAGGCCTGCGTCGCCTATGTGCTCGACGAGACCTACAAGCTGCTGCATCCCTTCATGCCATTCATGACGGAGGAACTCTGGGCGCAGACGGCGGGCGAGGGCAAGACGCGCGACGGGTTGCTGTGCCACGCCGAATGGCCTGCCGCGCCCTACGGGGATGATGCCGCAGCTGGCGAGATCAACTGGCTGATCGACCTGGTCTCCGGTATCCGTTCTGTGCGCTCGGAAATGAACGTTCCGCCGGCTGCGATCGCGCCTCTCGTCGTCGTCGAAGCGAGCATCCTGACCAAGGAACGCCTGAAGAGCCACGCTGCTGCCATCCGTCGGCTCGCGCGCGTCGATGCAATCGATCTTGCGGCGGCAGCGCCGAAGGGCAGCGCTCAGATTGTGATCGGCGAGGCGACGGTCTGCCTGCCGCTCGGCAGCCTGATCGATCTTGTCGCGGAGAAGTCCCGGCTTGAAAAGGCGATCGGTAAGGTCGATCAGGAGCGAGAGCGCATTCTCGGCAAGCTGTCGAATGAGAAGTTCGTTGCCAATGCCCGGCCTGATGTGGTTGACGCCGAGCGGGAACGCCTGGCCGAACTGGATGGTCAGAAGACGTCGCTTGGCGTGGCGCTGGCACGAGTGTCGGACGCCGGCTGA
- a CDS encoding PopZ family protein yields MAQPNVAREPSMDEILASIRKIIESNEPGIPGFPANDLGPALDDGYRADHTYDDDSAEEIHLTIDDEVLVAEFEAEVQQSVAPEESLSRAPQQDTAKPAISVATPPQSLADVAARVRAASERHSAPLREPETAGNAAAKSDSPLVTSRMTPALAPQPAHVAHRSESALSVTPVSAAVSLQPAAVSDEKREVQEARTPSPAVSEAATQSQPVAFAAEKEIAAIVSPAVGEQVARSFGDLALAIDSSARRSFDEIAEDMLRPMLQEWLDDNLPTLVERLVREEIERVARGPRR; encoded by the coding sequence ATGGCACAGCCCAATGTAGCGCGTGAACCTTCGATGGATGAGATTCTCGCCTCCATTCGAAAGATCATCGAAAGCAATGAACCGGGCATACCCGGTTTCCCCGCCAATGATCTCGGCCCCGCACTTGACGACGGATATCGTGCCGACCACACCTATGACGACGACAGCGCCGAAGAAATTCACCTGACGATCGACGACGAGGTGCTGGTGGCGGAATTCGAGGCGGAAGTACAGCAGTCTGTCGCACCCGAGGAGTCCCTGTCGCGGGCGCCGCAGCAGGACACAGCAAAGCCCGCCATTTCTGTCGCAACACCGCCGCAATCTCTTGCCGATGTCGCAGCGCGTGTACGCGCAGCCTCCGAGCGACATTCGGCGCCGCTTCGGGAACCGGAAACCGCCGGCAATGCAGCAGCAAAGTCGGATAGCCCGCTCGTCACATCGCGCATGACGCCGGCCCTTGCGCCCCAACCTGCACATGTCGCCCACCGCTCCGAATCTGCCCTCTCCGTGACGCCTGTGTCCGCGGCGGTATCCCTGCAGCCCGCGGCGGTCAGTGATGAAAAGCGCGAGGTGCAGGAGGCCCGGACGCCGTCGCCGGCCGTTTCCGAAGCTGCGACGCAAAGTCAGCCGGTTGCCTTTGCAGCTGAAAAGGAGATTGCGGCGATTGTTTCACCAGCCGTTGGTGAACAGGTCGCCCGGTCCTTCGGGGATTTGGCCCTGGCCATCGATAGCAGCGCCCGCCGTTCCTTCGACGAGATCGCCGAGGATATGCTGCGGCCGATGCTGCAGGAATGGCTGGACGACAATCTGCCGACGCTTGTCGAGCGCCTTGTGCGAGAAGAAATCGAGCGCGTCGCCCGCGGTCCGCGACGATAA
- the exoR gene encoding exopolysaccharide production regulator ExoR translates to MLIRGYRSLTFLVLSVALALTAQGRAACAFDPNAGVTKESGPFALFKFGFSAYKNGRKDEAVEAYRYAAEKGHTGSRWALANMYAYGDGVAENDLEAFKIYSEIAEKGVEPGSEDTGYFVNALISLAGYYRRGIPDSPIKSDLSQARQLYFQAASTFGVAEAQFQLAKMLLAGDGGSVNVQQAKKWLNRARKNGHAGAMGVFGNVIFQEGQTARGLAYMTAALDQCSPKDRPWLQSLQEQAFSLATEDDRRTAVTMASSIHLDSD, encoded by the coding sequence ATGCTGATACGCGGTTACCGGTCGTTGACGTTTCTTGTTTTGAGTGTTGCGCTCGCGCTGACCGCACAGGGGCGCGCTGCGTGCGCCTTTGATCCGAATGCTGGTGTCACCAAGGAATCTGGTCCCTTTGCACTCTTCAAATTCGGTTTCTCCGCTTACAAGAACGGCCGCAAGGACGAGGCGGTCGAAGCCTATCGTTATGCCGCCGAAAAAGGCCATACCGGCTCCCGCTGGGCCTTGGCCAACATGTATGCCTATGGCGACGGTGTGGCGGAAAACGACCTCGAAGCCTTCAAGATTTACAGCGAAATTGCCGAAAAGGGTGTCGAGCCGGGGTCCGAGGACACCGGCTATTTCGTCAACGCCCTGATTTCGCTTGCCGGTTACTATCGCCGTGGCATTCCGGATAGTCCGATCAAGAGCGATCTCAGTCAGGCCCGCCAGCTCTATTTCCAAGCTGCCTCGACCTTCGGCGTCGCCGAGGCGCAGTTCCAGCTGGCAAAGATGCTTCTCGCCGGCGATGGCGGCAGCGTTAACGTTCAGCAGGCAAAGAAATGGCTCAATCGCGCCCGCAAGAACGGCCATGCCGGCGCCATGGGCGTTTTCGGTAATGTGATTTTCCAGGAAGGCCAGACGGCCCGCGGGCTGGCTTACATGACGGCGGCGCTCGACCAGTGTTCGCCGAAAGACCGGCCCTGGCTGCAATCCCTTCAGGAGCAGGCCTTCTCGCTCGCCACTGAAGACGACCGCCGGACGGCGGTCACCATGGCAAGCAGCATTCATCTCGACAGCGACTGA
- the xth gene encoding exodeoxyribonuclease III: MKIVTWNINGVRARIDVLVAWLKESQPDIVCLQEIKTVDEGFPRLEIEALGYHVETHGQKGFNGVAILSKIRPDEINRGLPGGDADEQSRFIEAVFSVNGGAIRVCSIYLPNGNPVGTEKFPYKLSWMDRLSAFAESRLALEEPLILAGDYNVIAEPHDCWDVKVWQNDALFQPQTRQAFRRLENLGFTDAVRATTDAAPLYTFWDYQAGCWQKNFGIRIDHLMLSPEATDRLVSTGIEKHVRAWEKPSDHVPVAAEFSFAA, translated from the coding sequence ATGAAAATCGTGACCTGGAACATCAACGGCGTCAGGGCCCGAATCGACGTCCTTGTGGCTTGGCTGAAAGAATCACAGCCCGATATCGTCTGCCTCCAGGAGATCAAAACAGTGGATGAGGGGTTTCCGCGCCTGGAGATCGAAGCGCTTGGCTATCACGTCGAGACGCACGGCCAGAAGGGATTCAACGGCGTCGCCATCCTGTCGAAAATACGGCCTGATGAAATCAACCGCGGGCTGCCCGGCGGCGATGCGGACGAGCAGTCGCGCTTCATCGAGGCGGTGTTTTCCGTCAACGGCGGCGCCATCCGTGTCTGCTCGATCTATCTGCCGAACGGCAATCCGGTCGGAACCGAAAAATTTCCCTATAAATTGTCCTGGATGGATCGTCTCAGCGCCTTTGCGGAAAGTCGTCTCGCGCTGGAGGAGCCACTCATTCTCGCAGGCGACTACAATGTCATCGCCGAGCCGCATGACTGCTGGGACGTCAAAGTCTGGCAGAACGACGCATTGTTTCAGCCGCAGACCCGCCAGGCCTTCCGCCGCCTTGAAAATCTCGGCTTTACCGATGCAGTGCGGGCCACGACGGACGCAGCGCCGCTCTATACGTTCTGGGACTATCAGGCCGGATGCTGGCAAAAGAATTTCGGCATCCGCATCGACCACCTGATGCTATCGCCGGAGGCGACAGACAGGCTGGTTTCGACGGGAATCGAAAAACACGTGCGCGCCTGGGAAAAGCCATCCGACCATGTGCCGGTCGCGGCAGAATTCAGCTTCGCAGCTTAA